The following DNA comes from Methanosarcina vacuolata Z-761.
AAAGTAAGCAATTTCAAAAGCCCATTGTTTATCAAAATTAGTTTCCGGCCCTTTATTGGAAAAAGGAACTCCATTCATCAGCCAGCTCATCTCCGATTAATATTTGCCTTTTTTCATTATTAACATCTAAGAGAAAAGAATAAAAGTTTAACGTTTAACTAATTTTTCTGGCTCTATAATGTGTTTTCTGGATTTTCTTTGGGAGTAACTCACGGAGGGCATATGTCTTTAGAGTTTGTCCTGATTAAACTCAGGACTCCTTTCTCAATCAGCTTCTTTACTGCTTTTTCATTCTCTACTTCTCCAGAAAAAGCTTTCTTTTTTGCTCTCTCATAACATCTTCCAACAAGTTTGGGACTGCCTGCCACCCTTGAAATTTAGGCCCTGGCACTTATAAGGATATGTTTTAATATTGTCATGTTGATTTTTTCTTAAAATGGGTGATGGGTAAAATGCAACTGGAATACAGTGTAAGAGGAGCCGAACTTTCGGATCTGCATAAAATTATGGTGCTTTATAAGACTGTTGCAGCCCGCTCGGGTGGAATTGCAAGACATGCCGATGAGGTCACTGAAGCTTATGTCCGAAATTTCATCGAGAGATGCCATGAGACAGGAATTATTCTGACAATTGAAGACCCTTCAAACCCTGAAGCCCTGATCGCGGAAGTTCATACCTGCAGCCCGGGTATAAGGGTTTTTTCACATCTTTTCAGCGACCTTACAATAGCCGTGCACCCCGATTATCAGGATAAAGGAATAGGATCATTACTCTTCCAAACCCTCTTGCAGGAAATTGAATTAAAACATCCCGAGATTCTCAGGATTGAACTCATTACAAAGGAAAGCAATCAAAAAGCCATAAAGCTCTACAAGAAATTTGGTTTCAGGACTGAAGGCAGACTTGAAAAGCGAATTTCAGGCAAAACTGGAGAACTGGAAGCAGACATTCCTATGGCCTGGATCCGACAGGAACGAGAACCATCATTTTAAGGAAAACAAACGAAGCTAAGCTTTCTAATTCATTGGTCATCGGTTAAGGAAGTTTCTTGCCTGAAAGTTATCTATTTTGCATTAGAAACCGACCTTAAATTTTCGCTTCTTTACATGAAATTGATACTCAGTCCCAGCTCATAAGTTCTTAAAATATTTAACAAAAGTTGTGGGGATGGACGCAGTTTATCACAATTTTTCACTTAACCAAAGACGCATGGAAGAGCCTTTTATGAGCTGATATAGGAACTAAGGTAGAGAGAAATTCTTGAAATTCAGACGAAGTACAGTAGTCAACAGAAAAACAAGAATAAGAGAGAAAAGTAACAATCAGTAGAAAAATGGGAAATCAAGAGAAAAATGGGAAATCAAGAGAAAAATGGGAAATCAAGAGAAAAATGGGAAATCAAGAGAAAAATGGGAATCAAGAAAAAATGGGAAATCAAGAGAAAAACAGAAATTAAGAAAAAAATGTTTTTTCTGACTGAGTGGCTTTTGGGAACCCCATTCAAGGATTCCCTTAACTGCCATATTAGACCGGAGAGTATTCAGTATTGTTTTTCAGGCATAATATTTAAAAAATTAAAAAAAGCAGTATCAAAAAAGAATTAATTTAAAAATTAGTTCTTATTTTGAAGATGCTTCTTTTGGAGCTTTTGGCTTGTCTACTATTGGAACCGCTATCTTAATAAATTCCTTAGCACCAGTCTTTGCTCTTTCATTAGAGATTGATATACAGTCTTTAGGGCAGCCGTTAACGCATTCAGTGCACATAATGCATCTAAATACATTGAGTTCCCATGTTTTGTTGGCCTTAGTAACTGTTATTGCATCAGGTGGACATTTCTTTTGACATAATCCGCACAGAATACAGTTATCAGGGTTAAAAACAATTCTTCCTTTGAACTCCTTAAAAGGTGCCCTCACCTCGAAGGGGTAAAGTCTGGTAGCAGGTTTACGAGAAATATTTGCTATTACAAGGTTTAACATGCCCATTAATATCACCCTTCTTTTTATCTTTCAGTGCAGCTAATGCAGGGGTCTATAGTAAGTACAACTATAGGCACATCAGCGAGTTTGACGCCTGGCAGCATAAGTAACAGTGAAGGTATGTTTGCAAAGGTAGGTGTCCTTACTTTAAGTCTCTCCAGGTTTTTGGTACCATTGCCTTTCACATAGTATACAACTTCACCTCTGGGCTGCTCTGATCTCATAACCGCTTCACCGGTAGGGAAACCCTTTACACGTGTTGCAATCTCACCTTCAGGCAGCTTGGAGATAGCATTTCTTACCAGTTTGATAGCCTCGTATATCTCATCTATCCTTACTTTAGTTCTGCCGTAACAATCTCCTTCACTTGCAGTGGCTGCCTTAAAACCGAGATCCTTGTATATGTCCCAGTCTTCTGTATTTCTTACGTCAATAGCGTTTCCGCTTCCTCTAAGTGTAGGCCCAGCAGTTCCTGCCTCATATGCAAGCTGCTTTGACATTACACCCAGTCCCACAAGTCTTTTCTTTACGGTGTAGTTGTTTACAAACACCTTTTCTATATTTTTGACTTTGGGTTCCAGGTCATCAAGGGTCTTCAGGATCTGATCAATCTGTTCTTTAGTCAAATCTCTGGAAGCTCCTCCGACTTTGGACATCGAGTGTATAACTCTGTTTCCAGTGAATCTCTCTAATAGATCCAGTACGTCTTCTCTGTACTTCCAGCATTCATAAAAGAGACTTTCAAATCCGAAACCATCTGCGAACAGGCCAAGCCAGAGAAGGTGACTGTGAATTCTGCAGAGTTCACTATTTATTACTCTTAAATACTGAGCTCTTTCAGGGACTTCAACATCGAATAGTTTCTCGACTGCCCTTGAATAAGTTATACCATGGATGCCACTGCAGATTCCACAGATTCTTTCGCAAATGTACATCGTTTGATTGTAGTCCTTTGTGTCTATGAATTTCTCAAGCCCTCTGTGTACATAGCCCAGTGAGGGAAGTACTCCAACAACAACCTCGTTGTCAATCTCGAGTTTTAAAGAAACTGGCTCGGGTAAAACGGGATGCTGAGGACCAAATGGTATTACGGTTGTCATGTGATTCTCCTCTCAAACTGCTTTAAGCCAAGGGAGTTTTTGGACTGTTTGGCGTTAAGTAAAGGTGGCCCTTGTAGTCGATTGCTAAACCTTCGAAAGTCAATCCGAAAAGATCCTGGTACTCGTTCTCGATCAAAAGTGCACATAGGTAAATGCCTGACACACTCTTGGGTTTCTCACCTGGTTTCACAAAGTACCTCAGATGCTTTAGTTTGTCGTCTTTCTCGAAGATGTATATCAACTCGTGGCCTTCGTTAGCTTTCAGGCATATCATAGTAACATATCGATAGCCATCACTTTTCAAACCCTCAACAGCTTTTAGCACTTCTGGCATGCTTTTAATTTCTGTTATATTTGGAATCACATTATCAAGCATTCGATGGCACCTCGTTTCCTTTCAATTTTACTTCCTTTCCTCTGATATTCCCTTTCTTCTTTTCTTCAAGTATTGAAAGTGCTGCTACTACGCCGTCAAGTATGGCTTCAGGCCTTGGGCAGCATCCGGGAACATATGCATCTACAGGTATGACCTGGTCTACTCCACCTATCACATTATAGCAATCATGGAATATCCCACCTGTAGATGCACAGGCGCCTACAGCTAAAACGACTTTTGGATCAGGGATCTGGTTGTAAATGTTTTTAAGCACATTTACACTCTTGTAATTCACAGAGCCTGTAACCACCATTATATCAGCTTGCTTGGGAGTGCCGATGTTTAAAACACCAAATCTTTCAGCATCATATAGAGGAGTAAGACAGGCCACTACTTCAATATCACAGCCATTGCAACTGTTCACGTTTACATGTATGATCCATGGGGATTTTGCCAAACTCATAAGTGTCCCTCTTTTTAAGCTAATTTGACTCCGCTAACGTACAGGAATGCTATGTTCACAATCGAAATTATTAGCAGGACTGTCCAGCTCAGTTTGAGCATCCACTGCCAGTATACTCTTGCAGTAATGTTATCTATAACAATTATAAGCAAGTAAGCAATGATGCCTAAAAGCACACCTATTATTGGGTTTGATGCCCAGAATAAGAATATGAGTCCTGTTAAAAACACATATTCATAGAAGTGTGCAATCTCGATGGTGGCAAACCCTGGCCCTCCATATTCGGTTGTCATACCTTTAACCAGCTCCTGGTGACCATGGTGAGAGGTTGAGTAGTCAAAGGGAGACTTTTTCAATTTTATATTTAGGACAACTATCATTGCTATGAATATAAGAGGCGTATACATTAGCAGAGGGGATGACGCATCTAACAGCGCAGATAGTTTGAAAGTGCCGGTAAGCAAGTAGATTGCAAGAGCATATAAAATTAAAACTGGTTCATAGGACAGTATGGCCATTATTTCTCTTGAACTTCCTACTCTAGCGTACGGAGAACCAGTGCTCATTCCTCCTACAATTAGAGCTACCGAAGCTACTGTGTAGACGAATATTATCATCAGAAAGTCTTGTTTGAAAACTAACATAAAAAGACTCAAAATGATAAAGACGAGGTACACGATTACGTAAAAGTTTTGAGATGAATTTACAACCATGTTGTCTTTGCTGAGGAGCTTCTTAACATCATAGTATGGCTGCAAAAGAGGAGGACCTACTCTACCCTGCAGTCTTGCAGTGATTTTCCTGTCTACTCCTGAGGCTAAACAGCCGATGATAGGAGCAACAATTAAGACAAGAATAAT
Coding sequences within:
- a CDS encoding hydrogenase large subunit; translated protein: MTTVIPFGPQHPVLPEPVSLKLEIDNEVVVGVLPSLGYVHRGLEKFIDTKDYNQTMYICERICGICSGIHGITYSRAVEKLFDVEVPERAQYLRVINSELCRIHSHLLWLGLFADGFGFESLFYECWKYREDVLDLLERFTGNRVIHSMSKVGGASRDLTKEQIDQILKTLDDLEPKVKNIEKVFVNNYTVKKRLVGLGVMSKQLAYEAGTAGPTLRGSGNAIDVRNTEDWDIYKDLGFKAATASEGDCYGRTKVRIDEIYEAIKLVRNAISKLPEGEIATRVKGFPTGEAVMRSEQPRGEVVYYVKGNGTKNLERLKVRTPTFANIPSLLLMLPGVKLADVPIVVLTIDPCISCTER
- a CDS encoding respiratory chain complex I subunit 1 family protein; protein product: MNEILTIILVLIVAPIIGCLASGVDRKITARLQGRVGPPLLQPYYDVKKLLSKDNMVVNSSQNFYVIVYLVFIILSLFMLVFKQDFLMIIFVYTVASVALIVGGMSTGSPYARVGSSREIMAILSYEPVLILYALAIYLLTGTFKLSALLDASSPLLMYTPLIFIAMIVVLNIKLKKSPFDYSTSHHGHQELVKGMTTEYGGPGFATIEIAHFYEYVFLTGLIFLFWASNPIIGVLLGIIAYLLIIVIDNITARVYWQWMLKLSWTVLLIISIVNIAFLYVSGVKLA
- a CDS encoding NADH-quinone oxidoreductase subunit B family protein, giving the protein MSLAKSPWIIHVNVNSCNGCDIEVVACLTPLYDAERFGVLNIGTPKQADIMVVTGSVNYKSVNVLKNIYNQIPDPKVVLAVGACASTGGIFHDCYNVIGGVDQVIPVDAYVPGCCPRPEAILDGVVAALSILEEKKKGNIRGKEVKLKGNEVPSNA
- a CDS encoding 4Fe-4S dicluster domain-containing protein, whose amino-acid sequence is MGMLNLVIANISRKPATRLYPFEVRAPFKEFKGRIVFNPDNCILCGLCQKKCPPDAITVTKANKTWELNVFRCIMCTECVNGCPKDCISISNERAKTGAKEFIKIAVPIVDKPKAPKEASSK
- a CDS encoding NADH-quinone oxidoreductase subunit C, encoding MLDNVIPNITEIKSMPEVLKAVEGLKSDGYRYVTMICLKANEGHELIYIFEKDDKLKHLRYFVKPGEKPKSVSGIYLCALLIENEYQDLFGLTFEGLAIDYKGHLYLTPNSPKTPLA
- a CDS encoding GNAT family N-acetyltransferase, which translates into the protein MQLEYSVRGAELSDLHKIMVLYKTVAARSGGIARHADEVTEAYVRNFIERCHETGIILTIEDPSNPEALIAEVHTCSPGIRVFSHLFSDLTIAVHPDYQDKGIGSLLFQTLLQEIELKHPEILRIELITKESNQKAIKLYKKFGFRTEGRLEKRISGKTGELEADIPMAWIRQEREPSF